One Argentina anserina chromosome 6, drPotAnse1.1, whole genome shotgun sequence genomic window, GGTGTTTAGGCCCAAGGAACTGAACAAAGGGAGACTAGCAACTAGATCTTTGACTAGATTAGAGTTTGGGACCCAAGCCTTATCTTTGAATCCATAGAAATCTTTGAGTACTCTGATGTGGCCTAATGACCCTATCCATTCAGAAGGAACTGAAATATCTGTGGTTGCTGAATACAAACCATAAGCATGTCATTTTTATACCCAACTCAACCCCTTCCTACCCCAGAAATTGGAACAAACAGATTTCTTTACAATGGCGTCCTTGTCTtcttcacctctgactatgctTTCTGCAGAAACACTGATGCAACCAACATTAGTTGGTAGCCCCTTAGTAGGGTCAAGAGCTCAGTTATGGAAGAGGactgagaagaagaagaagcgagCATTGACAGTAGTTGCAGTGGCTGGAGATGTATCAGCTGATAGCACACCATACTTGATTGGCGGTGCTGCTCTTGTAGCTCTGGTTGGTACTGCCTTCCCAATCCTCTTCTCCCGCAAGGACATGTAAATTCCATACCGCCCTACATTACATGATTTCATTTTATGCCTCTTCTAAATTGAAGCTTAATTCTTGAATGCTGTGTTTTCTGTCATGTTATAGATGTCCTGAATGCGATGGGGCAGGGTTCGTTCGGAAGTCGGGGGTGACCTTGAGAGCCAATGCAGCAAGGAAAGACGAGGCTCAGATTGTGTGTGCCAATTGCCAAGGCCTTGGCAAGCTCAACCAAGTTGACAAATCTTAGAGAGTTAGACCTCTCTTCCCCTTGTAATTTTCTTGAACATTTCTACTTCCTTACTCATCTATAAGTGCAATATTTACTTGATCGAATTGATTTCTATGCATAAGGATTTGCCATGTTTCACTCTGATATATAAAAAGATCAGTACTTTTATTCAGATCAGAGGCTTTGCTCGAATAGTCACGAGCTAAGACTGTTGTTAAAGTTAACTTACCAACTGTACCAATTTGCATCACAAGAATAATGCCACAATCTGCTGTGTTAATTGTTCAGAAATTCAGATAGTTGACAATGCTTGTGGGAAAACGATTTGCAATAACAGATGTTCTAACATTCATCGATGTATAAGTATAGAAGAAGAATCAGAGCTTAGCTACATCTAGATCGTAGGTGACTGTTAATCACCGAGCAATGGCAGAGCCAGTAAGGCAGTAAGAACTTTGCTATGTAGTTGATGGTCACTCTTGTTCAAGAAGTCGTatctttaattttaatttttaaccAGTAAAGAAACTGTGTATCTGGTCATTTGTAAGAA contains:
- the LOC126800041 gene encoding uncharacterized protein LOC126800041; translated protein: MASLSSSPLTMLSAETLMQPTLVGSPLVGSRAQLWKRTEKKKKRALTVVAVAGDVSADSTPYLIGGAALVALVGTAFPILFSRKDICPECDGAGFVRKSGVTLRANAARKDEAQIVCANCQGLGKLNQVDKS